Below is a genomic region from Macaca thibetana thibetana isolate TM-01 chromosome 1, ASM2454274v1, whole genome shotgun sequence.
AGTCCACATTTCCATTTGGTTTGTTCATAATTTCTTTACTGGTATTTATTTGGTGAGACATTCCTCTCTTATTTAGTTCTTCAGACATGGTTTTAGATCtttgaacatgtttttaaaagctgACAAAGAGTATTTGTCTAATTAGTTCAACATCTGGATTTCCTCATAGACAATTCTGTTTCTTTATATGTCTTGTAATTTTCTGTTGAAAACTAGGCTTTTAAAATACAGTACTCCCCCCTTCATCCTTGGGGATATGTTCTAAGATCCCCAGTGGATCCTTGAATCCACAGGTTGTACCAAACCCTGTACTTCTTATGTTTTTTCCTACACCCACATAACTATGGTAAAGTTTATCAATTAGGCAGATCAACAATATACAATCATAGCAATATACTGTTCACAATTTCATGAGATTTGTCTCAACTCTGACATAGAAAAAAGATTTGTTCTTCTCACAGATCTTACCAAATTCAgcataatttactttttctttccttattaagtcaaGAACTCGTATCTTTTCACTTAACAgaagcactttatggcttctctttggtaTACCCACATTGTCAACATCACTACCATTGCATTTTGGGGCCATTAAGTAAAATGAACACAAACACTGCAATACTATGACAATCAACCTAGTAACCATAACAggtactaagtgactaatggacGAGTAGCATATACAGCAAAGATATGCTGGATACGGGGATAATTCATGTCCCAAGTGGAATGGCACAAGATTTTCTCAGGCTACTCAGAACAGTGTGCAGATATTATAGAATATCCTGTCTGAAAAACAAGAGTGAAGGAGTGGAACCTCAGAGACATGTAGGACACTGTCAATTGTACTAGCACCCAGAACtggagttccagaaggagaggagGTAAAGGGGCAGAAAGtgtgtatttgaagaaataattgccAAAGGTTTAAAACTTACGAGttatttctgggattttccatttagtattttcagagtgcagttgaccatgggtaacaAACCACGAGGGCAAAACCGTGGATACTGGGGAGACGACTGTAATACAATGtggcaactctggaaatcagaatCCCTTTAGGTCCCCAGGGTTTGTTGTGTTTGCTGTTTAGTGGCCTTCTTTTGACTAACCCTGTAATGTGTGCATTCTCTGCTGTGACCACTGAAGTCTCTGCTTCATTAGCTTAGTGGTCAGCTAATAACTAGACAAACTTCTTCAAATGCTCTGAACCAGTAAGTCTCTGTCTTGCTAAAGCACTCTGTCTGGGATATGCCTTCAAAACTCCAGCATATAGTTTACAACTGTGGctttcccttcactttctgctGGCACACAGCCTCAATGCCAGCTACAGGTGAGGTTAGTGccttagatttttttcttggaCATGCAAACAGTCTTGCACATAAGCATGGCCTTTGAGATTCCCAGGAACATAATGGAACTTTTCAAAACCCTCTACATTTCTTACTTTTTAGTCAGCTGCTTTTTAGCCCCACATGCCTCAGGCAACTGCTGTGTTAAACAACTGCAGGGAACTATTTTTCACAAACACCATGCAAATAGAGCTTTTTAAGCAAAGTGAGCTGAGTCCAGTCAAAGACATGCTCAGAGAAAAGAGCTTTTCAGTGAGGTTCCAGACAGGTCAAGAGTGATAATTCTCTGGAGTGTgattttggggggggggggggtttgaGGCTATTTTGGGGGAAACTGAAACTTTTCTGGATAGAAATGCAATGGGAATTTAAGAGATGCCTTTTCTCACTTGGCATTTCAGTTACCTCACATTTAGTTATCCAAATCAGAATCCTGAGCCTTTGTCTTCTCAAATGTACACAAAGGAAATACTGTCTTCCTAAGGCTCAAAGGGTTAGAAATGATATAATgcaaaacttattacaaagctaacgtaatcaaaatagtgtggtactggcataagaacaaacatatagaccaatggaatacaacacccagaaataaaccctcacatatgATTTAGAACAAGAGCACCAAGATCATTCAGTGGAGAAAGGGctaagaaaactggatatccaaatacaaatgaacaaagctggacactgaactttcaccatatacaaaactcaaaatggatcaaagaccaaggctaaaactacaaaactcttaaaAGAGGAGTATCTTcatgacactggatttggcaatcttcttgaatatgacaccaatagcacagccaaaagaaaaaacacacatacactagacttcaccaaaacaaaaaaattctgtacatcaaaggacactatcaagggaatcaaaagaaaacccacagaatgggagaaaatatttgcaaatcatgtatctgataatgGATTACTAGCTAGAATAAAGAATGCCCACGACTCAACAATAACAGAACCCAATCAAAAATGGGTGAAGGacatgaatacacatttctccacagaaaatacacaaatggccaataagtacaggaaaagatgctcagcatcacaagctattagggaaatgcaaattaaaaccacaatgaaaggAGACATCCAATAAGACAGCTATAAGGATACCCTTTAggatagttattttaaaaagaagaaaataaaataacaagtattATAGAGGATGCAAAAAAACCAGAACCCTTGTTCATTGGTGGTGggaatataaaagaatgaagctgctatggaaaacagtttggagttcctcaaaaaattaaacatagaattatcatatgatgcAGTAATTCTATTCCTtcatatatacccaaaataacaGAAGGCAGAACTCAATTATATACTTCTACAATAATGTTCGCTGCAGTATTACCAAAAGTCTCCATcaacagaggaatggataaacaaaatgtggcatatacatacaatattattcagccataaataggaatgaaattctgatacatgctatcACATGAACCTTGGAAATAATGTGTGATTCCACTTAACACGAGAcacctaaaatagtcaaattcaaaaagagaaagtagaatagaggttgcTAAGGGTTAAGAAGAGAAATGCATTACTTTAATTGCacacagagtttctgtttggggtaaTGAAAAAGTTTTACAAGTAGACAGTAGTGATCATTACACAGGATAGTGAATTTACCTAACCCCACTGAATTACgtgctttaaaatggttaaaattgtaaatttgaTTATGTGTAtgttaccattaaaaaaatttagaaataagtaCCCAAAAGCCTTCACACCACATGTGGTGAGCCTTTTGTTCCTCAGTTGAGATAGTGGTAACAGAAATTACTTAGATAATACTTTTTGAAACCTTGGTTGGTAGTGATGCCCAATAGCATCTCCTCTCCCCCTACCccaacacacatccacacacaaaatacactcaATACCCTATCAAATACCTAGAATTATATTTCACAAAGGATTACACAACCAATAATTTCACTAACGATGCAGTTTATATCCTCCCATACTGACagataaaaacacatacattCTCTAAGCGCAAAGCTTATATTCACAAATAACTCTCTGCTTAAAGTCAAAATTTCAATTAATAATCACAATGGGAATTTAGTTATTTAATGCAACTACTAATCTAACGTCATCAACAAAATCTAAGCAGTTTTATCACAAAACCAGGGTTATATTCAGTGGGCATGCATTAATAATCTATACAACTTTAACATTACACCAGAAAATGAACTGAATATATAAAAGTTCCCTTGATTTTTGGTGGTTTTCAAATTTCATGGCacagattacaaaaaaaaaaaaaaccctgtaaaaacagattttaaatattttcaataaaatggtaaaaaattgaatatatacCTTTAAGTTTTCATACCGGGCTGAAGATTTAAAACATCAAGCTGGCCCCAATCTGTCAAAACTGACagataaatatttacaatgaCTAGACAGACTTTAGTTACAAAGGTACTGGAGGTCTACACCCTCCTATCAAAAACCCTTTAGGGTTAATTTCTCAATGCAAACATGTCTTTTTAAATACTGTGATATATAAAGTTGGAAACATACCTAGAGTCTGGAGAGAGATGAAATACAACACACAAGTCAATCTTATTTCTGACCTGTCAAAAAAGCCTTCTGGCTCCCAAACACCCAACATTGTCCCTCAGCATAAAAATTAAGAACAGTAGAATGACTTTACCCTACTGGCTGACGTTCTTCTACAGAATTATCTTTCACTACATATCAAAGCAGGGCTCAAGCTCCATTAACCTTCTACAGAGTGTAGTTAGAAGAGCGCCAAATTTATAAACTGATGTGGCAACCCCAAAATGATATACTTTTCCAATGGAAACAAACTTTTTTCCATTGTTCTGTGTGCCATGTTATTCTTGAAACTTATGTggctacaaataagaaaaaaattagggaaGTTCTGAACATATCTTGTACTTTTCATCAAGGCTAAAGTGCAAAATATCTCCATTATCTCTggtattttaatgggaaaaaaatcacatataataAAGGAAATGAAGTGACAGCAGAACTAATACAAAAAAAGCACTCTCAAATATATACCTGAAGACTATATTTTACtaccaatttaatttttctttcttcagcaaAATCTGTCAATGAACCAAGTTCTCATAGAACTTAAGATTTTGTTTGATTCTTTCCAGGACCAGAAATTCCAAAATTACGgggaaaaagaatggaaaaaaaataacattgcatGACAATGGACACTAAGTTCATAaagaacttctttttaaaatgagatattatgGAAGAAAATACCATGAAAAGAATAATCCTATGAGAATTGTTTTTAAGGACAGTAAATTTGAGCCTTGGGTCTTCATGAAGATACTACAGTTTAtatagaaaactataaatatacaAGACTCCGggggaaaaaaagtcagaatACATATTTAACATTCTGCATGATTAAAAATCGTTTAAGGGGAGCGGGAAAAGGACAGCCAACTGAATCTtataagaatacagaaaatgaaaaactccTGGGTCAAAAGGGTGCTCCAAGTGGAACCAcactttgtggggaaaaaaaaaaaaacaagaaattttagatatatttttttaaaggaaagaaaaaaatactgaataattGCAATCCCTTCCAAAAAGGAAATCTTAAATTAAGGGGAAAAGATTTGAATAGCGTAAACGAGTCTGGCtcagaaagaaaattcaacaacatatccAAGATCTGTCCATAAAAGTAATGCCAGTACATctttaatattaaagaaataggCTATAAAAAAGTTCAGTCTCAGAATTGGTTTTTAAAAGCTCATTTGTGCTCCTTTGTAGGTGCGTAGTAAAGTTCCATGGGTTTATTCACTTTCCAGTATTTCTCACTGACCAATTCCAAAGAGAAAGAGCCATTTAAtacctaaaacaaaaaagaaagaaataaattatgaaaactgCACAAACTACAATaatgaaatgaaactaaaattGAAGTCCacagaatcttttttttcaaTCTTAGGAATAACTACTTGTTACTTAACACTGTGTTAcgattttttacattatttattagaTTCTACCCCACCACTTGCCACTTAGTTGGTCAATGTGCTCCCAGTTTCAACAgcctattattttaaatactcaCAGTGAACTGGCCACTGGCTGTTGCTATATAAATGGTATACTGCTTCTCACTGGCTGTATCAAGGTTCATCTGGTTTGATTCACCTTTGCTTCGAAGTTCTTCTAAAGCTAACCTCACAGCCAGATACTTGGATAAGTGATCGACAGTGGCGTTACCAGAAGTCTTTATGTATCtagaagaataaataattaaaaatttcatatCTAGAGTATGCCAATGAGAAAAATGTACTTAAATTATAGAActaatacatttcttaaaaactaaGTAAAATGGAAATGTCTCAATTGTTGACAAAATAATATCAGAAATCTACTGCTCTACAATCTAAATTTCCTATTGGTAGGCACAGAAGAGGGAAAAGTAAACACTCAATATCTTACTGTCAGTCCACGAAAGCTTTACCTACCTTACCTTCTGCAAAATATGATACACAGtgacaaaaatcaaacaaatacacAAAGCACTAAGGGGGAAAAAGGAACAACATATCCCCCAAACCTGAATGACCAGAATCTGCTGGCTATAGCAGCAACAGAAACAGAATAGAAGCTAATTTCTTATTGTCTAagaattaaaatgtctttttaagaCTAAGCATAGAAATGTTcatttgggccgggtgtggtagctcacacctgtaatcccaacattttgggaggctgaagcaggtggatcacttgaggtcagaagttcgagaccagcctggccaacatggtgaaaccccatctctactaaaaatacaaaaattagccaggtgttgtggcgggcacctgtaattccagctactcaggggaggctgaggcagaagaatcgcttgaacccgggaggcaaagggtgtagtgaaccaagatggcgccactgtactccagcctgggagacagagcaagactccatctcaaaaaagaaaaaaagaggccaggcacggtggcttgcgcctgtaatcccagcactatgggaggtcaaggcaggcagatcacaaggtcaagagaacgagaccatcctggccaacacggtgaaaccctgtccctactaaaaatataaaaattagctaggcttggtggcacgagcctgcagtcccagctactcaggagactgaggcaggagaattgcttgaatccaggaggcaaaggctacagtgagctgagatcacgccactgcactccagcctggtgacacagcaagactccatctcaaaaaaaaaaaaaaaaaaaaaaaaagtgaatttgagGATTTCTAAAGCATAATATATCATTCAATccctcattcaataaatatttgatgcttATCTGTACTCAATGGCAGGCAGTGTGCTGGAGATACGGTGGTAAAGTGCCATTCTTGCCAGCATGAGTTTTAGAACCTATTGGTACTCTAGTATCATTGTTGAGAAATTTGAATGGGCCCCTTTACCTTCTTTACCAAGGAGAGTCATTCCTTTCAGATGTGCAACTTTGGGTGGAAAgcatgagggaggaaggaagaaaagaacaatctAGGCAGCTAGTAACTGAACCATCACAATCAATGGGATGACAAATATTGCTCCTACTTCTTACACAAGACTGCCTTTTACCTCCAAAGTAAACATTCTGAATTTAGATAATCTGAAACTAATCCACACACTTACCTTGTCTGTGCACTGTCATCTTTTTCCATAAGTGTGGGATGAGGCCTGAATACTAATTCAATTTCACTAGCACCATCCATTACTGGATCAATTGCCATTGCTGCATTGTTATTATCAAGCTCAAGCCCAGAATCATCAGATGTTTTGGTCCGTTTGTTACTAGGGCCAGCTTCCTGATTGCTATGTGTGGAGGCATTACTACAGTGTGAACTGTCACCGTTATCTTCTGCTCCACTACCATTTTCAATCTGTTGTTTCTTGCCTCGCTGCAGTCTAGTCAAGAGGGAAAAAAGGAtgcataaaatttacttttaggCCTTTAAAGCAACAAATCTGAAACATGTTTGCTACTGAACTTTAGAATTCCAAAACATACTGGTAACTGAATTTGCTCTGAGTTGGATGACATTGTTTCCCACATGTTCCTGAAAGGTCTAAAAACATCTCTCTCACTCACaggcaaacatttaaataatttaacaactGTTTCTATTCACTTAATAATtctactggccaggcatggtggttcgcacctgtaaacccaacacattgagaggccaagatgggaggagcttgaggccaggaatttgagacctgcttgggcaacaaagcaagatcctgtctctaccaacaacaaaaaacgttaagtagctgggggtggtggtgcacctattatctcagctacttgggaggctgagacaggaggatggcttgagcccaggagttcaagggtgcagtgaactaggatcactccactgtactctggcctgggtcagagtgagacgctatctcttaaaaataattttctttattaaacaaaAGACTTTAAGAATTAATTGACAAATCTTTATATTGTGGTCCTTTTATGTCATGAGGTTATAGGTCTGAAGAAAGGCATGATTCAGATACGAAAATGTAAAAGTTCTTAGGGAAGATATTTATGCCTCTTTAAAGAAATTCttaaggaaacaaaatttaagaagaatAGTAAGTACTTTCTCCCTGCTGACCTTCCTCAAAGTCAGCTAAGGCAATACAAAATGAATCTGAGGAAAATGTGATGGTATCTAAATAACCAATGTGGATACAGAAGCTGCTCTCTAACAAGCTCAGACACTAAAACTAATTACCGGGCAAGGCGCTTTATATATACAATCTTATTTACTCTTCAAAACAACCTGTCAAGGCAGTTACCATTACTGTCATTTTCTAgttgagaaaagcaaagaaactcaCGTacaagattaaataa
It encodes:
- the RNF2 gene encoding E3 ubiquitin-protein ligase RING2 — translated: MSQAVQTNGTQPLSKTWELSLYELQRTPQEAITDGLEIVVSPRSLHSELMCPICLDMLKNTMTTKECLHRFCADCIITALRSGNKECPTCRKKLVSKRSLRPDPNFDALISKIYPSRDEYEAHQERVLARINKHNNQQALSHSIEEGLKIQAMNRLQRGKKQQIENGSGAEDNGDSSHCSNASTHSNQEAGPSNKRTKTSDDSGLELDNNNAAMAIDPVMDGASEIELVFRPHPTLMEKDDSAQTRYIKTSGNATVDHLSKYLAVRLALEELRSKGESNQMNLDTASEKQYTIYIATASGQFTVLNGSFSLELVSEKYWKVNKPMELYYAPTKEHK